Proteins co-encoded in one Aspergillus luchuensis IFO 4308 DNA, chromosome 6, nearly complete sequence genomic window:
- a CDS encoding uncharacterized protein (COG:Q;~EggNog:ENOG410PHN2;~InterPro:IPR043926,IPR027417,IPR003593,IPR017871, IPR003439,IPR013525;~PFAM:PF01061,PF00005;~TransMembrane:5 (o363-384i475-497o503-525i537-558o598-620i);~go_component: GO:0016020 - membrane [Evidence IEA];~go_function: GO:0005524 - ATP binding [Evidence IEA];~go_function: GO:0016887 - ATPase activity [Evidence IEA];~go_function: GO:0042626 - ATPase-coupled transmembrane transporter activity [Evidence IEA]), which yields MATSDRAVLGRPHYTPVNIQAHEVSVQAESPILQRITQSLHHLRGKNISSNNTHTVLHSVTAHIPGGKLTAILGGSGSGKTTLLNALSGRFQNQNQTVSGEITYNGYNDLSRFRTAYVIQEDVLPATLTVRETLQYAADLRSNWKSGRQRDQAVDELVRRLGLETCTDTRIGHGSGHGCSGGERRRVSIAIQLLIGASVLFCDEPTTGLDATTAWQVIQTLKNLAASGMTVIISIHAPTSSVWDMFDHIILLVSGHVLYDGPKEAVPDYLDRSGFRLPAFVNPAEFIIDKITINTWIQNTPELPFHRLVPFQGSSANALDTVALPAQLPESPTPSSTKPGFWTKWKVMTKRTMVVCIRDISPLIGIACTIAGLAAVLGWIFWHLDGSLAGIRSRQGSLWDATGLYGYLMLISEICRLLEDVKAFDHERSEKLVGPALFTFSRRAVKLILEDLSLPTLFTAIYYPMLGYRDSTSQVLLFWLIMFLTHITAVGFASVSVATTRNFYGAIFIGNMYFTLQTAASGYFLQENQMPVYVQWLKWLTTTFYTFSALCTLEFVGYNGSSPGYLYDCPSHDAHDPQCKEYMGAFVMDSLGLPIGGIWKQILILCVFAVVYQASAILLFNLKSARRPWYVAVAENGESEACLYEKTPARYPTQLWDSHIQLNNLELYRTSSSSWVRPGLK from the exons ATGGCCACCTCCGACCGTGCCGTGCTGGGAAGGCCACACTATACACCAGTCAATATCCAAGCACATGAAGTGTCTGTTCAAGCCGAATCGCCCATTCTGCAAAGAATTACTCAAAGCTTACACCACCTCAGAGGCAAAAACATTAGTAGCAACAACACACACACGGTTTTGCACTCAGTAACGGCACACATACCCGGAGGGAAATTGACGGCAATTttgggaggaagtggatCGGGGAAAACGACCTTGCTAAATGCGTTGTCGGGAAGATTTCAAAATCAAAACCAGACAGTATCGGGAGAGATTACGTATAACGGATACAACGATTTGTCTCGATTTCGCACCGCCTATGTGATACAGGAGGATGTTCTCCCGGCCACCCTGACAGTCCGCGAGACCTTGCAGTATGCGGCTGACCTCCGTTCGAATTGGAAAAGCGGGCGCCAGCGGGATCAAGCGGTCGATGAATTGGTTAGAAGGTTAGGTCTAGAGACCTGCACCGACACCCGGATAGGGCACGGGAGCGGGCATGGTTGTAGTGGCGGCGAGAGGCGGCGAGTCAGCATCGCCATTCAGCTGCTGATAGGTGCTTCGGTGCTGTTCTGCGACGAGCCAACAACAG GGCTTGATGCAACAACCGCTTGGCAAGTCATACAGACATTAAAGAACCTAGCTGCTAGTGGTATGACGGTGATAATCTCCATACATGCTCCGACATCGAGTGTCTGGGATATGTTCGATCATATCATTCTTCTCGTATCGGGACATGTTCTGTATGATGGACCAAAGGAGGCAGTCCCGGATTACCTCGACCGTTCCGGGTTTAGATTGCCAGCATTCGTCAACCCGGCCGAATTTATCATAGACAAGATCACTATAAATACATGGATACAGAACACTCCAGAGCTGCCTTTCCATCGCTTGGTGCCATTTCAAGGCTCGTCGGCCAATGCACTCGACACGGTCGCCCTTCCAGCACAGCTTCCGGAATCTCCAACACCATCTAGCACAAAACCGGGATTTTGGACGAAGTGGAAAGTCATGACAAAGCGGACGATGGTAGTATGTATAAGAGACATCTCGCCGCTCATTGGAATTGCCTGTACGATTGCTGGGCTAGCTGCCGTCCTTGGATGGATATTTTGGCACTTGGATGGATCCCTTGCGGGAATTCGTTCCCGACAAGGAAGCCTCTGGGATGCTACGGGGCTTTATGGGTACCTCATGTTGATCAGCGAGATTTGTCGATTGCTTGAAGATGTTAAGGCTTTTGACCACGAACGAAGTGAAAAGCTTGTTGGTCCCGCGCTTTTTACCTTCAGTCGACGAGCAGTGAAGCTAATACTGGAAGACCTCAGCTTGCCCACGTTGTTTACTGCCATATATTATCCCATGTTGGGCTACCGGGACAGCACTTCGCAGGTCTTATTGTTCTGGTTGATAATGTTTTTGACACATATTACTGCCGTTGGATTTGCGAGCGTTTCTGTCGCCACGACCCGGAACTTCTACGGGGCCATATTCATAGGGAATATGTACTTCACGTTGCAGACAGCGGCGTCGGGGTACTTTTTGCAGGAAAACCAAATGCCGGTGTACGTGCAATGGCTGAAATGGCTCACAACAACTTTTTACACCTTCAGTGCCCTCTGCACCCTTGAGTTTGTTGGGTATAATGGCTCCAGCCCTGGGTATCTCTACGACTGCCCCTCTCATGATGCCCATGATCCGCAATGCAAAGAATACATGGGTGCTTTTGTTATGGATAGTCTTGGGCTTCCCATTGGTGGGATTTGGAAACAAATTCTAATACTATGCGTGTTTGCTGTAGTTTACCAAGCCTCCGCAATTTTGCTTTTCAATCTCAAATCAGCCCGCCGACCTTGGTACGTGGCAGTTGCAGAAAATGGGGAAAGCGAAGCATGTCTATACGAGAAGACACCGGCCCGTTATCCAACTCAACTTTGGGACAGCCATATACAGCTTAACAACCTAGAGCTCTACAGAACAAGTTCTTCGTCATGGGTACGGCCTGGGCTAAAGTAG
- a CDS encoding uncharacterized protein (COG:Q;~EggNog:ENOG410PHN2;~InterPro:IPR043926,IPR027417,IPR003439,IPR013525;~PFAM:PF01061,PF00005;~TransMembrane:5 (o264-285i297-319o339-364i403-426o492-516i);~go_component: GO:0016020 - membrane [Evidence IEA];~go_function: GO:0005524 - ATP binding [Evidence IEA];~go_function: GO:0042626 - ATPase-coupled transmembrane transporter activity [Evidence IEA]) — translation MLNGSPINSQELRGLVSYVPQDDYNLLSNLTVRETLYFATELRCSRSVPSNERKGRVEDTIRRFGLESCANTIVGSAFNKGISGGEKRRLSIACETVAEPKVLVLDEPTSGLDSRTALSVLEVLHQLSSDGCTVILSIHQPSSTMWAMLSTCLLLSPDGRPLYAAEADQMLSYFDRLEHTCPHTASPPDFFMDIAAGSSAQEIERLVDKWTQSQFSAVITASDTPTPSHSDLSRPQSKCCRFIPTTRVLLHRAYLSMLRNPLSIFVRLVQCPGMGLIWIIFVAPLHKDYNSIQTRMGLMIQYGPVAFIGMLQNIATFPAERDLFEHESSMNLYGATAFLAQYTAIELPFEIIAAGIFSLLFAYAAQLGPTATKFGVCFLSAVCALNTGESLSMLACLAFGRNLSLAVNCTSALLSIFTMLGGTMSLNPPRVLQWVNHISPIKYAIDNLAYYCLSGLELQCTDSQRRADGSCPLQTGEQALELYGLNTDRPDIGLVAGVVLMVGYRLLVWAVLMLQVRCRNGFGFRRSVNIRERRES, via the coding sequence ATGCTGAATGGGTCTCCAATAAATAGTCAGGAACTCCGTGGTTTAGTATCATATGTCCCGCAGGATGACTATAATCTTCTATCTAATCTCACCGTGCGAGAAACATTGTACTTTGCCACTGAACTGAGATGTTCTCGGTCCGTCCCCTCAAATGAGCGGAAAGGGCGGGTGGAGGACACGATTAGGCGATTTGGGTTGGAATCCTGCGCAAATACCATTGTTGGATCGGCCTTCAACAAAGGAATAAGTGGTGGCGAGAAGCGACGCCTGTCAATCGCCTGCGAAACTGTAGCGGAACCTAAAGTGCTGGTTCTTGACGAGCCAACCTCTGGTCTGGATTCACGCACTGCTCTGTCTGTCCTTGAGGTGCTCCATCAACTATCATCCGACGGATGTACCGTCATCCTCTCGATTCACCAACCATCCTCCACAATGTGGGCAATGCTTTCGACctgtcttcttctcagccCGGACGGCCGTCCTCTGTACGCGGCGGAGGCAGACCAGATGCTTTCCTACTTTGACCGTCTCGAACACACTTGTCCACATACCGCGAGCCCACCTGACTTCTTCATGGATATAGCAGCTGGTTCTTCTGCCCAAGAGATAGAACGCCTAGTGGATAAGTGGACGCAGTCGCAATTCTCAGCTGTAATAACAGCTTCGGATACTCCTACCCCCTCTCATTCTGACCTCTCTAGACCCCAGTCCAAATGCTGCCGCTTCATCCCGACCACGCGGGTTCTCCTCCACCGAGCCTACCTCAGCATGCTCCGCAACCCTCTATCCATATTCGTGCGACTTGTCCAATGCCCTGGAATGGGCCTTATCTGGATCATATTCGTGGCCCCCTTGCACAAGGACTACAATTCGATCCAGACACGCATGGGTCTCATGATACAGTACGGCCCGGTAGCCTTCATCGGCATGCTTCAAAATATCGCGACTTTTCCAGCTGAACGAGATCTCTTCGAGCATGAATCCTCCATGAACTTGTATGGAGCTACAGCCTTTCTTGCCCAATACACGGCGATTGAGCTCCCATTTGAAATAATTGCAGCCGGGATATTCAGCCTTCTCTTCGCCTACGCGGCGCAGCTGGGGCCCACGGCGACGAAATTCGgcgtctgcttcttgagtGCAGTATGTGCGCTTAACACGGGCGAATCTTTGAGTATGCTTGCGTGCCTCGCTTTTGGGCGGAATCTTAGTCTCGCTGTAAACTGCACATCGGCGTTGTTGTCTATATTTACGATGCTTGGAGGTACCATGAGTCTGAATCCGCCGCGCGTTTTGCAGTGGGTTAATCATATTTCACCTATCAAGTATGCTATTGATAATTTGGCGTACTACTGTTTGAGTGGTTTGGAGCTGCAGTGCACGGATAGCCAGCGTCGCGCGGATGGATCATGTCCTCTTCAAACGGGGGAACAGGCTTTGGAACTTTATGGGTTGAATACAGACCGTCCGGATATAGGACTGGTTGCgggggtggtgctgatggtggGATATCGGCTGTTGGTGTGGGCTGTGTTGATGCTGCAGGTTAGGTGTCGGAATGGGTTCGGTTTTCGGAGGTCGGTAAATATCAGGGAGAGGCGTGAGAGCTAG
- a CDS encoding uncharacterized protein (COG:S;~EggNog:ENOG410Q053;~SECRETED:SignalP(1-21)), protein MQLFSALTFTVATTLLTSVHGTATIGQACSGSSTYDCTDDFNAVAICNGARWVEAAQCGGGCCAWPLGDPAPFCSC, encoded by the coding sequence ATGCAACTCTTCTCAGCTCTCACCTTTACTGTGGCTACCACACTCCTCACCTCCGTTCATGGAACTGCCACTATTGGCCAAGcctgcagcggcagcagcacttATGACTGCACCGACGATTTCAACGCTGTGGCAATCTGTAACGGCGCGCGATGGGTAGAGGCCGCCCAGTGTGGAGGTGGATGCTGCGCCTGGCCCTTGGGTGACCCCGCTCCGTTCTGTAGTTGCTAG